The following are encoded together in the Candidatus Bandiella woodruffii genome:
- a CDS encoding OmpH family outer membrane protein codes for MKILKLLTVLFALCLFSTVCYAETNLGLVDIQKIAQESNAFKDAMAKIESKAGEFQKNTEKLSAVLTKKGAELEKQKNVLSPEEYNKRQDAFSKEVEKEEKNFYNQRIALEKATQTAKEALFSQTKSIIENIAKTKSISVVFDKNFAFYNVDSIDITNDVLLEVNKQLKSIEINLS; via the coding sequence ATGAAAATTTTAAAACTACTAACTGTATTATTCGCGCTGTGCTTATTTAGCACTGTCTGTTATGCAGAAACAAACCTCGGTTTGGTTGATATACAAAAAATTGCGCAAGAATCCAATGCTTTTAAGGATGCAATGGCGAAGATTGAATCTAAAGCTGGAGAATTCCAAAAAAACACGGAAAAGCTAAGTGCAGTTCTTACTAAGAAAGGCGCTGAACTGGAAAAACAAAAAAACGTTTTATCGCCTGAGGAATATAACAAAAGACAGGATGCGTTTAGCAAAGAAGTTGAAAAAGAGGAGAAGAACTTTTACAATCAAAGGATTGCTCTTGAGAAAGCAACTCAGACCGCTAAAGAGGCTTTGTTTTCTCAAACAAAATCAATAATTGAAAACATTGCAAAGACAAAGAGCATTTCGGTTGTTTTCGATAAAAACTTTGCTTTTTATAATGTGGATTCTATAGACATAACAAATGATGTGCTTTTGGAAGTAAACAAACAGCTGAAGTCTATAGAGATAAACTTATCCTAA
- a CDS encoding SurA N-terminal domain-containing protein: MVHNKITRNFAKLLLTLLIVAFVFWGFGNAFRSKDENYAIKIGNIEYSFHQWNQMLSNNIKDATREHGRELNAEEIYELKKYVLNQIVDSTLLYIKARDWGIEVSDDMVRKEILKIPAFFDGGKFSKNLFDLTIKSYGLSEEGFIAKIKEELIRDIFVGSLSGNKLVLTQLTQVVLQDFLGTYEFERIRIPFDAFKIPSTASKEDLLSIYEKNKDQFKIPEERDITYVDISMNKIKDSVEKIYEEQTREEGLRKLYQQKAFLFTEPEKRVVEQIQFSSLDIAKKAREELIKGVDVKTIAKKYAPEFKNIDLGEITAQDFDGDISVQLFKLNKGGISNIIETPLGLYIFKVSDIISAKTKTYEEVEHIIKREYKRELIQNQFLSVVKDVQDAVNNGQSVEKIAKTYNLEIRQIKLRFLSEQENQTDYAQYAKYAFKAPLNAAAVIKTGSDKFSILRVDKITESKIQDFETIQNQLQQMWTKEEVAKKANELVFVANQGYDTEQNKELVDFKKVDISIVKVAIAHMENLSYAVKNESEAKYIAFSEEMKKLVQDEFTKPHIYNLKREVLFWRHKKIIPASQTEIDKHKTRLEPRIQQIEQEAIITELSQHLRKKYGVKINQKVMD, encoded by the coding sequence GTGGTACATAATAAAATAACAAGAAATTTTGCAAAGCTACTTTTAACACTGTTGATTGTAGCTTTTGTTTTTTGGGGGTTTGGCAATGCTTTTAGGAGCAAAGATGAAAATTATGCGATAAAAATAGGTAATATTGAGTACTCCTTCCATCAATGGAACCAAATGCTAAGTAATAACATAAAAGATGCAACGAGGGAACATGGACGAGAGTTGAATGCTGAAGAAATCTATGAGTTAAAAAAATATGTATTGAACCAAATTGTGGATAGCACATTATTGTATATTAAAGCACGAGATTGGGGTATTGAAGTAAGTGATGACATGGTGAGGAAAGAAATCTTAAAAATACCTGCTTTTTTTGATGGTGGCAAATTCAGCAAAAATCTCTTTGATCTAACCATAAAAAGTTATGGTCTATCAGAAGAAGGGTTTATTGCCAAAATTAAAGAAGAGCTGATAAGGGATATATTTGTTGGTTCTTTATCAGGCAATAAACTCGTTCTTACACAACTAACGCAAGTGGTGCTACAAGATTTCCTGGGCACTTATGAGTTTGAGCGTATTAGAATTCCTTTTGATGCATTTAAAATTCCTTCTACTGCTTCAAAAGAAGATTTGTTATCAATTTATGAGAAAAACAAAGATCAATTTAAAATTCCAGAGGAACGGGATATCACTTATGTTGATATTTCAATGAATAAGATCAAAGACTCTGTAGAAAAAATTTATGAAGAACAAACGAGAGAAGAAGGATTACGCAAGCTGTACCAGCAAAAAGCTTTTTTATTTACAGAACCTGAAAAAAGAGTTGTTGAGCAAATACAATTCAGTTCTCTGGATATAGCAAAGAAAGCCAGGGAAGAATTGATCAAAGGGGTAGATGTTAAGACTATTGCCAAAAAATATGCCCCTGAATTTAAAAATATTGACTTGGGGGAGATAACTGCACAAGACTTCGATGGAGATATATCCGTGCAATTGTTTAAACTTAACAAAGGAGGGATTAGTAACATAATAGAAACTCCATTGGGTCTTTATATTTTTAAGGTATCAGATATAATTTCTGCGAAAACAAAAACATATGAAGAAGTAGAACATATAATAAAAAGAGAGTATAAGAGGGAGCTTATTCAAAATCAATTTTTGTCAGTTGTAAAAGATGTCCAAGACGCCGTAAACAATGGACAAAGCGTAGAGAAAATTGCTAAAACGTATAATTTAGAAATACGTCAAATAAAGTTACGCTTTTTAAGCGAGCAAGAAAATCAAACTGATTATGCGCAATATGCAAAATATGCATTTAAAGCACCATTGAATGCCGCAGCTGTAATTAAAACTGGTTCGGATAAATTTTCTATACTGAGGGTGGATAAAATTACTGAATCAAAAATTCAAGATTTTGAAACGATACAAAACCAACTTCAACAAATGTGGACTAAAGAAGAGGTTGCTAAAAAAGCTAATGAACTTGTATTTGTTGCAAACCAGGGCTATGACACCGAACAAAATAAGGAGTTAGTCGATTTTAAAAAGGTTGATATCAGTATTGTTAAAGTTGCAATAGCACATATGGAGAACTTAAGCTATGCAGTTAAGAACGAAAGCGAAGCTAAATACATTGCTTTTTCAGAAGAGATGAAAAAGTTAGTGCAAGATGAGTTCACAAAGCCGCATATCTATAACTTAAAACGTGAAGTTTTGTTCTGGAGACACAAAAAAATAATACCTGCATCTCAAACTGAAATAGATAAACATAAGACCAGGCTTGAACCACGTATCCAGCAAATTGAACAAGAAGCAATCATCACAGAGTTATCTCAACATTTAAGGAAGAAGTATGGGGTGAAAATAAACCAAAAAGTGATGGATTAA